A region of Drosophila mauritiana strain mau12 chromosome 3L, ASM438214v1, whole genome shotgun sequence DNA encodes the following proteins:
- the LOC117140447 gene encoding adenylyl cyclase X E isoform X2, producing MDSYFDSAIEYNRSNPISLARTSSQAQTVQNEKNWEWSYLVRKCRNLELEDSYDFYMRRLRVGYLSLFIFIHVAVTVIHTLLLLTTPEIKYVYVDMVAYMCSGLVIWVVLGVNFRSELVSKHGWVVYVTSWLAVCVMVLMDIGLNVYHATSHNDILNPIYDAYTLYAIYMFMPVPYLLQPFVLGSAVTFCYIINYSFVITAKDDNQMHSILNEAIYLSCVNLLGIFFRLMRDIALRTTFLDRRQYVEENLLLRYARDQERSLLLSILPAQIADRLQEDVKNRIERSKQQHQQQSQVDLRRSADSQTLKRWRQPDHGTLFIEPHDDVTVLYADVVNYTHLTTTLDVKKLVEALHDLFVRFDIASEEYNVLRIKFLGDCYYCVAGLANPNPDHAKCCVDLGLRMIKDIRDVREKRHLNIDMRIGVHSGDVLSGVIGAAKWQFDIWSKDVDIANRLEATGATGRVHVSQKTLSLLDGEYFFEDGTEKAREDPVLQKHGIRTFLIKSLRL from the exons ATGGACTCCTACTTCGACTCGGCCATCGAGTACAATCGGTCCAACCCCATCAGCCTGGCCAGGACCAGCAGCCAGGCCCAAACCGTGCAGAACGAGAAGAACTGGGAGTGGTCGTACCTTGTG AGAAAATGTCGCAACCTGGAGCTGGAGGACTCGTACGACTTCTACATGCGTCGCCTGCGCGTCGGCTATCTGTCGCTGTTCATCTTCATCCACGTGGCGGTGACCGTGATCCAcacgctgctgctgctgaccacGCCGGAGATCAAGTACGTGTACGTGGACATGGTGGCCTACATGTGCTCCGGCCTGGTCATCTGGGTGGTGCTGGGCGTGAACTTCCGCAGCGAGCTGGTGAGCAAGCACGGCTGGGTGGTCTACGTCACCTCCTGGCTGGCGGTGTGTGTGATGGTCCTGATGGACATCGGGCTGAATGTCTACCACGCCACCAGCCACAACGACATCCTGAATCCGATCTACGATGCGTACACGCTGTACGCCATATACATGTTCATGCCGGTGCCGTACCTGCTGCAGCCCTTTGTCCTGGGATCGGCAGTCACCTTTTGCTACATCATTAACTACAGCTTCGTGATCACCGCCAAGGATGACAACCAGATGCACAGCATTCTGAACGAGGCCATATACCTGAGCTGTGTCAACCTCCTGGGCATTTTCTTTCGCCTGATGAGGGACATAGCGCTACGCACCACCTTCCTCGATCGGCGGCAGTATGTGGAGGAGAACCTCCTGTTGCGCTATGCCAGGGATCAGGAGCGGAGTCTCTTGCTGAGCATCCTGCCTGCCCAGATCGCCGATCGGCTGCAGGAGGATGTGAAGAACCGCATCGAGCGGTccaagcagcagcaccagcagcagtcGCAGGTGGATCTGCGCAGGAGTGCAGATAGCCAGACCCTCAAGAGGTGGCGACAACCGGACCATGG CACCCTCTTCATTGAGCCCCACGATGATGTCACCGTCCTCTACGCGGATGTGGTCAACTACACCCACTTGACCACCACCCTGGATGTGAAGAAGCTAGTGGAGGCTCTGCACGATCTCTTCGTGCGTTTCGACATCGCCAGCGAGGAGTACAACGTGCTGAGGATCAAATTTCTGGGCGACTGCTACTACTGCGTGGCTGGGCTGGCCAATCCCAATCCGGATCACGCCAAGTGCTGCGTGGATCTGGGACTGCGGATGATCAAGGACATCCGAGATGTCAG GGAGAAGCGCCATCTGAATATCGACATGCGAATCGGCGTCCACTCGGGAGACGTCCTCTCCGGCGTAATTGGAGCCGCCAAGTGGCAGTTTGACATATGGTCGAAGGACGTGGATATCGCCAATCGACTGGAGGCCACTGGAGCCACAGGACGAGTTCATGTGAGCCAGAAGACCCTGTCCCTGCTGGATGGCGAGTACTTCTTCGAGGACGGCACCGAGAAGGCTCGAGAGGATCCGGTGCTGCAGAAGCACGGCATTCGCACCTTCCTTATCAAGTCACTGCGC TTGTAG
- the LOC117140447 gene encoding adenylyl cyclase X E isoform X1, with the protein MDSYFDSAIEYNRSNPISLARTSSQAQTVQNEKNWEWSYLVRKCRNLELEDSYDFYMRRLRVGYLSLFIFIHVAVTVIHTLLLLTTPEIKYVYVDMVAYMCSGLVIWVVLGVNFRSELVSKHGWVVYVTSWLAVCVMVLMDIGLNVYHATSHNDILNPIYDAYTLYAIYMFMPVPYLLQPFVLGSAVTFCYIINYSFVITAKDDNQMHSILNEAIYLSCVNLLGIFFRLMRDIALRTTFLDRRQYVEENLLLRYARDQERSLLLSILPAQIADRLQEDVKNRIERSKQQHQQQSQVDLRRSADSQTLKRWRQPDHGTLFIEPHDDVTVLYADVVNYTHLTTTLDVKKLVEALHDLFVRFDIASEEYNVLRIKFLGDCYYCVAGLANPNPDHAKCCVDLGLRMIKDIRDVREKRHLNIDMRIGVHSGDVLSGVIGAAKWQFDIWSKDVDIANRLEATGATGRVHVSQKTLSLLDGEYFFEDGTEKAREDPVLQKHGIRTFLIKSLRAPMHDPRRRMRERQVKKLSEASKANFMHNSTLHQYNQVRNQAKLEMCRELDKMPIGRIQLTKVFRRSTRLTQDEIEEETFRRNISSCCLFFRIRNWEFQYMKEPDVMLKYSIALAWVIYMGLLTIQLLSKDARYHYWYIDGTTIILLTMLLIVSWYKKLWIMYMSDADVSSPNGRLSGFFFRMSDEMQRNVVIRVVMYFLIIFSYCAVAIMQVVGCSSDEDYADLEPSYDERVQCFHPWILTNCMTLVIGMSFLFTRIPFIIKSCFSALIMIGYAVLVVSEFNFIYANSPSTNVNFNAKYSHILLMIITFGIFHLMERQTEFIAKVDYNWKRQLIKKQEDALITNDTIKVLLTNILPTHVADFYLSNQLQNELYYEEYDNVAVMFASIKNFDTDKIGLRVLNEIICDFDDVLNKYSQSLRVEKIKVANWTYMAACGLDVSRSEQVNAPQMKFRNVSLMPNGRRSRYDGGRSSNADGVQRVPYGNGSNIALDLDLERGQYEGNVITSGPRISSTHNGSSSNEVVRVMAEFALDLMRTMRRFNTENMQTEYEGSTDYGMLRIGISHGRAMAGVVGISKPHYDIWGNPVNMASRMDSTGVPGQIQVTENTALKLREFNIQCNYRGMTFVKGRGNIPTYIIGTDRDYQFLPHRPPAATKED; encoded by the exons ATGGACTCCTACTTCGACTCGGCCATCGAGTACAATCGGTCCAACCCCATCAGCCTGGCCAGGACCAGCAGCCAGGCCCAAACCGTGCAGAACGAGAAGAACTGGGAGTGGTCGTACCTTGTG AGAAAATGTCGCAACCTGGAGCTGGAGGACTCGTACGACTTCTACATGCGTCGCCTGCGCGTCGGCTATCTGTCGCTGTTCATCTTCATCCACGTGGCGGTGACCGTGATCCAcacgctgctgctgctgaccacGCCGGAGATCAAGTACGTGTACGTGGACATGGTGGCCTACATGTGCTCCGGCCTGGTCATCTGGGTGGTGCTGGGCGTGAACTTCCGCAGCGAGCTGGTGAGCAAGCACGGCTGGGTGGTCTACGTCACCTCCTGGCTGGCGGTGTGTGTGATGGTCCTGATGGACATCGGGCTGAATGTCTACCACGCCACCAGCCACAACGACATCCTGAATCCGATCTACGATGCGTACACGCTGTACGCCATATACATGTTCATGCCGGTGCCGTACCTGCTGCAGCCCTTTGTCCTGGGATCGGCAGTCACCTTTTGCTACATCATTAACTACAGCTTCGTGATCACCGCCAAGGATGACAACCAGATGCACAGCATTCTGAACGAGGCCATATACCTGAGCTGTGTCAACCTCCTGGGCATTTTCTTTCGCCTGATGAGGGACATAGCGCTACGCACCACCTTCCTCGATCGGCGGCAGTATGTGGAGGAGAACCTCCTGTTGCGCTATGCCAGGGATCAGGAGCGGAGTCTCTTGCTGAGCATCCTGCCTGCCCAGATCGCCGATCGGCTGCAGGAGGATGTGAAGAACCGCATCGAGCGGTccaagcagcagcaccagcagcagtcGCAGGTGGATCTGCGCAGGAGTGCAGATAGCCAGACCCTCAAGAGGTGGCGACAACCGGACCATGG CACCCTCTTCATTGAGCCCCACGATGATGTCACCGTCCTCTACGCGGATGTGGTCAACTACACCCACTTGACCACCACCCTGGATGTGAAGAAGCTAGTGGAGGCTCTGCACGATCTCTTCGTGCGTTTCGACATCGCCAGCGAGGAGTACAACGTGCTGAGGATCAAATTTCTGGGCGACTGCTACTACTGCGTGGCTGGGCTGGCCAATCCCAATCCGGATCACGCCAAGTGCTGCGTGGATCTGGGACTGCGGATGATCAAGGACATCCGAGATGTCAG GGAGAAGCGCCATCTGAATATCGACATGCGAATCGGCGTCCACTCGGGAGACGTCCTCTCCGGCGTAATTGGAGCCGCCAAGTGGCAGTTTGACATATGGTCGAAGGACGTGGATATCGCCAATCGACTGGAGGCCACTGGAGCCACAGGACGAGTTCATGTGAGCCAGAAGACCCTGTCCCTGCTGGATGGCGAGTACTTCTTCGAGGACGGCACCGAGAAGGCTCGAGAGGATCCGGTGCTGCAGAAGCACGGCATTCGCACCTTCCTTATCAAGTCACTGCGC GCCCCCATGCATGACCCGCGTCGCAGGATGAGGGAGCGGCAGGTGAAGAAGCTGAGCGAGGCCAGCAAAGCCAACTTTATGCACAACTCCACGCTCCACCAGTACAACCAGGTGCGCAACCAGGCCAAGCTGGAGATGTGTCGCGAGCTGGACAAGATGCCCATCGGCAGGATACA GCTCACCAAAGTCTTCCGGCGGAGCACTCGGCTCACCCAGGACGAAATCGAAGAGGAGACCTTTCGACGCAACATCAGCTCTTGCTGTCTGTTCTTCCGCATCCGCAACTGGGAGTTCCAGTACATGAAGGAGCCGGATGTGATGCTCAAGTACAGCATTGCTTTGGCTTGGGTCATCTACATGGGTCTGCTGACCATCCAGCTGCTGAGCAAGGA TGCTCGCTATCACTACTGGTACATAGATGGCACCACGATTATCCTGCTCACCATGCTGCTGATCGTGTCCTGGTACAAGAAGCTCTGGATCATGTACATGTCCGATGCGGATGTGTCCTCGCCGAACGGCCGGCTCAGTGGCTTCTTCTTCCGCATGTCGGATGAGATGCAGCGCAACGTGGTCATCCGGGTGGTGATGTACTTCCTGATCATCTTCTCCTACTGCGCGGTGGCCATCATGCAAGTGGTGGgatgcagcagcgacgaggaCTACGCGGATCTGGAGCCGAGCTACGACGAGCGGGTGCAGTGCTTTCATCCTTGG ATACTCACCAACTGCATGACGCTGGTAATTGGCATGTCCTTTCTCTTCACGAGGATACCCTTCATCATCAAGTCCTGCTTCTCCGCTTTGATAATGATCGGCTACGCGGTGTTGGTGGTGTCCGAGTTCAACTTCATCTACGCCAACAGCCCATCCACCAATGTCAACTTCAACGCCAAGTACTCGCACATCCTGCTGATGATCATAACGTTCGGCATTTTCCACCTGATGGAGCGGCAGACGGAGTTCATTGCCAAAGTGGATTACAA CTGGAAACGGCAGCTAATTAAGAAGCAGGAGGACGCCCTCATCACCAATGACACCATCAAAGTGCTCCTCACCAATATTCTGCCCACACATGTTG CCGACTTCTATCTGTCGAACCAACTGCAGAACGAGCTCTACTACGAGGAGTACGACAATGTGGCCGTGATGTTCGCCTCGATCAAAAACTTCGACACCGACAAGATCGGACTGCGGGTGCTCAATGAGATTATCTGCGACTTTGACGATGTG TTGAACAAGTACTCGCAGAGTCTGCGCGTGGAGAAGATCAAGGTGGCCAACTGGACGTACATGGCGGCCTGCGGGCTGGACGTCTCTCGTTCGGAGCAGGTGAACGCCCCGCAGATGAAGTTCCGCAACGTTTCGCTCATGCCCAACGGGCGCAGGAGTCGCTACGACGGAGGACGCAGCTCCAATGCGGACGGAGTGCAGCGGGTGCCGTACGGAAACGGCAGCAACATTGCCCTGGATCTCGACTTGGAGCGGGGTCAGTACGAGGGCAACGTGATCACCAGCGGGCCGCGCATCAGCAGCACCCACAacgggagcagcagcaacgagGTGGTGCGCGTGATGGCCGAGTTCGCCCTGGACCTGATGCGCACCATGCGCCGCTTCAACACGGAGAACATGCAGACGGAGTACGAGGGCAGCACCGACTACGGCATGCTGAGGATCGGCATCTCGCACGGCAGGGCCATGGCCGGGGTGGTGGGCATCTCGAAGCCCCACTACGACATCTGGGGCAATCCCGTGAACATGGCCTCGCGCATGGACTCCACCGGCGTGCCCGGCCAGATCCAGGTCACCGAGAACACGGCGCTCAAGCTGCGCGAGTTCAACATTCAGTGCAACTACCGTGGCATGACCTTCGTcaaggggcgtggcaacatACCCACCTACATCATCGGCACCGACAGGGATTACCAGTTCCTGCCACATCGCCCGCCCGCGGCAACCAAAGAAGACTAG